ATCAATCTGCCCTAGTGAATTAAATGTGCTTAGCACTTTTTCGATAGCTACCTCCGGTAACGTAATTTTCTGATTCCATTGCGTATTGGGCCAAAATTCCTGAACATCAGCTTCCAGCAGTCGATAACGATCGGCGATCAATGAAATGGCATTTGGGTCTTTCTTCAATGATTCCGCAGCCGCAATGATCGTTTCTAAAGTTGCTTTTAGTAGTTCGGGTGCTTCGGCAATGATATTATCGGTTGCGCTAATGACGAAGCATGGCCAGGGTGTTGGGTATTCTCCTATTCGTCTGAATTCCTGCTGATCCACCAGAAATTTAGTCGTGTACTTTTCCCACAGAAAAATGTGAGCCTGATCATTTTTCAAGGCTGCTCTGGCGCCATCCAGGTTATTCACTACCTCGAATTTGATTTCAGAATCATCCCAACCCAAGTCTTTGGCCAGTAAGATCGCCATCAAATGAGATCCGGAGCCATATCGGCTGATGGCAAACGCTTTTCCTCTCAAGTCTTCTGCTATTTCAGCTTCTGAATGATACGCAGTATGGATTCCCCAAATCAAGGGAGACTGAACATAGGCATGAATGATTTTTGAAGGATTGCCTTGTGCAATGCTTTTAGTCATGCCTTCGGTTAGCGCAACCACGAGATCCAACGAATCGTCCGCCAGAGACTGCACCATTTTTCCGGTGCCTTCAGGGACTTCCTGCCAGATCAGGTCGATCCCTTTTTCAGCAAACTTACCCTGCTCTTTAGCCAACAAGATTGGCAAATTGAAGTACTCGGGAACTCCACCAATTCGTATTTTCTTCATCATTTAATATGGTTCTATATCTATGATCAGCTCTTTTTCGTATCCATTGAAGGGTTCGTCCGAATACCCTTGTGGATTGCAAATGACTTTAGTTTTACCAATATCATACTTTATTGGTGTATGAATATGACCATGTATCCAATAGTCAGGTTGATGCTTTTCAATCATTTCTTCCAAATCAGAGGCGTATGCAGTTGATATTGGGTCTTCACGGTGTTGCTGTGGAACTGATCGAATACTTGGTGCATGATGCGTTACAACAATATTGATGGCAGCATTTGACTCGGCCAGACTTCCATTCAACCACCTCCTCGAAGCTTGATGGATGTTAAATGTATCGATGCTACGCAATTTGGAATAAGTAGGATCCCGTCTGATTTTCTTGTAATCGTTCATCTTACTCTGGCACATATTCCCAAACGCTGCAGGATTCCCAAACAAAGAAAAATCCGTCCAGAGGGTAGTACCATGAAAGCTAATTCCTTCAACTTGAAAGGACTCATTTTCCAAAACGTGCACATTACTTTCTTTAGATGCCTCTTTGATCTTATGAAGTGTTTTAGGATAAGATCCTTTGTAGTATTCGTGATTGCCAAGAATGTAAATAACCGGAATGTCACGAATGTTCTCTTTGATCCAATTAATCCCTTTTATTCCAAGGTTGACATCTCCAGCAAGGATCAATAAATCGCAATCATCAACTGGAAAGTCGAATATCCCGAATTCGTGATGCAAGTCACTGAGGATCTGAATTTTCATAAAGAAACAGGAATGCGATGAGATCTACCTACATATGCTGCAAAATGCCTTCATATAAAAAGGTCACTTTCTTGGCGGAAACCTTCCAGGTCAGCTTTTTCCCGGCTTTTTGACAGGCGTCCATGAGTTGTTTTCTTTCCGAAGCCTGGCTTAATAACCTTTCGGACAATCGTGTCAACTGAAAAGTATCCCAGGGCTCGAGTTGCGGTAGTTCGGGAATGGATTCAGCAATACCCGTGTTTTTCGTCGTGATCGTCGGAATACCTGCTTGCATACCCTCCAAAATAACGAGCCCAAAAGGCTCGGAAAGCGATGGCACAATCAGTAGATCCAATTGATTCCTTGCCTGGGTAAGCTCCTTGCCTTCCAAAAAATTCGTGAAAACGATCGGCAGATTTAGTCTTTGAGCCTTCGCCTTCATCTCTTCTTTGAGGTAGCCATCGCCGATGACCATGAATTTGATGCCTGGTACCTTCGATCGTAATTCTCTGGCCACATCCAGGAAATAAGAGGGGCCTTTCTGATGTGTCAACCGACCAATAAAGCCTACGACGGGAGTTTTTCCTAAAACTTTAGTAGACTTCCATCTCCCACTCACGCCATTAGGTACCACCTCAATTTTTCGTTCGTTCACTCCATAATCCCGCGCGATCTGTTTTTGCAGACGCTTGCTAACGGAAACGATGTATTGGGCATGAATCAGCGCTTCTTTTTCGATTTGAGCAATCTCCGGATTGGCTCCCAACCCATTACGATCAGACTCTACACTATGCACGTGAAAGACGACCGGAGCTTTCGTCAGTTTCTGGATTAAGCTTCCTGCTCTGAAAGTCATCCAGTCATTGGCATGGACAATATCGTAATTACCTTCCTGCACTTTTTGGCAGGCGAGTAATGCATACTTTTGGATTTCACCCATGAGCTGCTCACCATAGCCACCTTCCAATTCAATTTTTTCAACAGTGCTGACTTCTTTGGAAACTTTGGTTTCCGTGTAGACCACCTCTCTTTCTCGCTCCGTGGTGAAATATTGTGGCGGCAAGTACGGAAGTAAATTCACGCCAAATTGAAGGTCTTTGACTTTCTCCACCACTTCTTTGTTCTCCACCCAGACTTTCTCGTCGAGTATCAACTGACTCAGGTCCGATATTTTAGGCTGGTCACCTGTATCATGTTCAGGCTCTACTTTGGGAAGCAAAACCTCTACCTCATGTCCTTGTTTTACCAGCGCATTCGCTAGCCCTCCTGAAGCATTTCCCAGCCCACCGGTAATCAATGGGGGATATTCCCAACAAAGCATCAGAATTTTTAATGGCGCAGACATGAACGTATTTTGATTAGCGCTATGAAATTAATGAACAAACTTTAGGAAGCATCATAGTTCACTCGCAAAATGTCAGCGTTGATCTTTAGCTGTTGCATGAGGTCGAGCCAGAACAATTGTTGGGCAGACAAGTGATCGTTCGGAGACTTGATTTCGTAGAAAAAATATTCATTTTCGTTCCAGATGAAAAGATCAGGGAATCCAGTCGCGTTCTCTTTCATGTTCCGGGCCATCTCCCAGGTAATCCCTTTGATTTGCCGGGGTTGAAGTTTGTCGATCAATGGACGGAGATAATTAAGCATCTGTTCATGCCAATAAACCATAGGGCTGGCTATCCCATACTTTTCGTCATGCGTGCTTTCAATCTTCGACAAGATCTTTTTTCTCGTATTCAAGGATTGTGCTTTAGCCTCAAATGCAGGCTGTCGCTTTTTGAAAAAGTCAGGATGATACAGATCGGCCGATGCCCTTTGCAATGGATGATGAAACCCTTCCTGACTTTGGTCAAATAATTCTTCCCAATACATCAATCCAAAGAGGTTGCGCCACAAGAAATTTTCCGCATGAACTGCCTCGAATCCACCTTCCTGAAAATGCCGAATGACCAATTGTTCTACACGCAATCCGGGTTCTGGTGCTAAATCCACGGAAGGTGAAGCATGCATTCGGGTAGTCATACTGCGATTGATCCGAATATTTGGACGGTTCAAAAAGTCCTTGGCAAAAATCTTTTCCGTGGCATTGGCATAGTTTTCAAACATCTCGGCTGCCAATTCCTGGGCTTCTTCTTCATGGCCTAAGGAATCCAGAATTCTGACCTGTCGCTCTCTGGAGGGTGGTTTACTTGACAACCGATAGTATCGTAATGCAAGCTCCGGTTCTTTTTCTCGTTCGAGTTGTTGCCCCAGCTCTAGTGTGATCTTGGACAAGGCTTTTTCGCTGTGACCAAATTGCTGAAAGTGAACCCATGGGATGGATTCAATCTCATCATGTACAGCAGAAGCCGGAAACAATCTCAGGGCTTTGCGGATCGTCGATTTAATTTGAGAGATTTCAAAGAAGGCAGCTGCTTCGTCCCGGCTTTGGCACCAGGGTTTAAACGCATTTTCATCCAGCTTCTCCAATTTCACATGTCCCACATCTCGCACCACAAATTCGGACATGGGTACTTTGTATTCCCCGAAGTAGAGCAGCTTCAGAAATTCAAATTCCTCTTGCTTTTCGACCATCACGACAGGCTCATGCTGTGCGATTTCGTAGATGGATCTTTCCTGAATGAGTAAGTGTTCGATCAGCTCGGGCTTCGGGTCTGCTTTGAAGGGCTTGAGTTCGGGATATGCAGCAATGAGCTCCTTCTTCAGGAATAAATTGAAGGTGGCATAGTCTTCAGGAAGTTCCTCGGAAATAAAATCTGCTTCCAGCAATTCATAGGTAGCAGCGGGAATGTCTTTGATCTCTTCGTAATCCAGTTTATTGACTCGAAAACAGGGGCCTTTTCGATTGGCAAACCGAAGAAAGAGGCATTTAGCATCTTCACTCAGCGCATCGAATTGTTCAATGAATTCCTTGTCGGGTTCACCCAGGATGTCACCGTAATACTTTTCCAGAAAACTCAATAGGTCAACAAAGTAATCCAGGTAATACTTCGGTGGAAGAATGATCGGTCCGTTGGTAGGTGACTCAGGCATATTGCACTGACAAAAATGCGGGTAATGCCTGAGTAGTAGAAGGTTTAATTGGTAATTTCTAACTTAATCGTGATACCAGACACGGAACAATTGATACCACTTGGAAGCAGACTCACCACCGGTCCACAGTTCTGTATCCTGACTTCCTTCCTCTTCTGAATCATGAATGTTAGGAAGCAATACGGTTTCAATGTTGATGATTTCCTTTTTCTCAGAGGCCATCCATTCGTCTAGTTCCTGGAGTACCTCGTCAAAGTGCTGAATGGATCCGGATTTGAAAATTCCCCCTTTCTTTTTTTCGGGAACGAAATCTTTGCATTTTATCATAACTGATGGCGATTATTTGAATCAAGAAATATCAGTTAAATCCAATTGTCTGTCAAGTAATCCCCGGATTTTATTCGTTGACCACCACAGCGAGCTTACTTCCATCTGGACTAATCGCAACACGGGTAATCCCGGTTAAATCGAATTGTGAAAGGTCCATCAGGGAAGACCAGGATTTATCCTTCATACTTCGATAATAAAGTTGACTGTCTTGGCCCATGATCATGGTGCCTTCAGGAGTCCATGCCATATCCTCGACATTGGGAAGCGTTTCAGCCAGGACTTTTTGTTTACCATTTTTCGGCTGATAAGCCATGACCTTCCATTCGTCCGTGGCTTTGCTGATGTAGCTAATGGCCTTTTTGCCGGGAATGCGATGCAACGAACGGCCTATCTTCTCATCAATGACGGTATTCTCTGCTGTTTGCAAGTTGTTCTTCTGTAGCGTAGCCGGTTCTCCAAGCACGAATGAGAACAAGGTATTTTCATCATACCAACAGTGATAGCCAATGACCAGGTCTTCTACTAATACATTGGGTTCAGCTGTTTTCAAGTCATAAGACCAAAGTAAT
This genomic stretch from Cytophagales bacterium harbors:
- a CDS encoding ABC transporter substrate-binding protein, producing MMKKIRIGGVPEYFNLPILLAKEQGKFAEKGIDLIWQEVPEGTGKMVQSLADDSLDLVVALTEGMTKSIAQGNPSKIIHAYVQSPLIWGIHTAYHSEAEIAEDLRGKAFAISRYGSGSHLMAILLAKDLGWDDSEIKFEVVNNLDGARAALKNDQAHIFLWEKYTTKFLVDQQEFRRIGEYPTPWPCFVISATDNIIAEAPELLKATLETIIAAAESLKKDPNAISLIADRYRLLEADVQEFWPNTQWNQKITLPEVAIEKVLSTFNSLGQIDASDKVVTHSL
- a CDS encoding metallophosphoesterase, with the protein product MKIQILSDLHHEFGIFDFPVDDCDLLILAGDVNLGIKGINWIKENIRDIPVIYILGNHEYYKGSYPKTLHKIKEASKESNVHVLENESFQVEGISFHGTTLWTDFSLFGNPAAFGNMCQSKMNDYKKIRRDPTYSKLRSIDTFNIHQASRRWLNGSLAESNAAINIVVTHHAPSIRSVPQQHREDPISTAYASDLEEMIEKHQPDYWIHGHIHTPIKYDIGKTKVICNPQGYSDEPFNGYEKELIIDIEPY
- a CDS encoding glycosyltransferase family 4 protein, producing the protein MSAPLKILMLCWEYPPLITGGLGNASGGLANALVKQGHEVEVLLPKVEPEHDTGDQPKISDLSQLILDEKVWVENKEVVEKVKDLQFGVNLLPYLPPQYFTTEREREVVYTETKVSKEVSTVEKIELEGGYGEQLMGEIQKYALLACQKVQEGNYDIVHANDWMTFRAGSLIQKLTKAPVVFHVHSVESDRNGLGANPEIAQIEKEALIHAQYIVSVSKRLQKQIARDYGVNERKIEVVPNGVSGRWKSTKVLGKTPVVGFIGRLTHQKGPSYFLDVARELRSKVPGIKFMVIGDGYLKEEMKAKAQRLNLPIVFTNFLEGKELTQARNQLDLLIVPSLSEPFGLVILEGMQAGIPTITTKNTGIAESIPELPQLEPWDTFQLTRLSERLLSQASERKQLMDACQKAGKKLTWKVSAKKVTFLYEGILQHM
- a CDS encoding VRR-NUC domain-containing protein, with the translated sequence MPESPTNGPIILPPKYYLDYFVDLLSFLEKYYGDILGEPDKEFIEQFDALSEDAKCLFLRFANRKGPCFRVNKLDYEEIKDIPAATYELLEADFISEELPEDYATFNLFLKKELIAAYPELKPFKADPKPELIEHLLIQERSIYEIAQHEPVVMVEKQEEFEFLKLLYFGEYKVPMSEFVVRDVGHVKLEKLDENAFKPWCQSRDEAAAFFEISQIKSTIRKALRLFPASAVHDEIESIPWVHFQQFGHSEKALSKITLELGQQLEREKEPELALRYYRLSSKPPSRERQVRILDSLGHEEEAQELAAEMFENYANATEKIFAKDFLNRPNIRINRSMTTRMHASPSVDLAPEPGLRVEQLVIRHFQEGGFEAVHAENFLWRNLFGLMYWEELFDQSQEGFHHPLQRASADLYHPDFFKKRQPAFEAKAQSLNTRKKILSKIESTHDEKYGIASPMVYWHEQMLNYLRPLIDKLQPRQIKGITWEMARNMKENATGFPDLFIWNENEYFFYEIKSPNDHLSAQQLFWLDLMQQLKINADILRVNYDAS